The following proteins are co-located in the Solenopsis invicta isolate M01_SB chromosome 7, UNIL_Sinv_3.0, whole genome shotgun sequence genome:
- the LOC105195857 gene encoding ecdysone-inducible protein E75 isoform X5, translated as MGDELPILKGILNGVVNYHNAPVRFGRVPKREKARILAAMQQSSHSRSQEKAVAAELEDEQRLLTTVVRAHIDTCDFTRDKVAPILARARETPNYTACPPTLACPLNPNPQPLTGQQELLQDFSKRFSPAIRGVVEFAKRIPGFNLLAQDDQVTLLKAGVFEVLLVRLACMFDAQTNSMICLNGQVLKRESIHNSSNARFLMDSMFDFAERVNSLRLSDAELGLFCSVVVIAADRPGLRNTELVERMHNKLRNALQTVLAQNHPQHPDILHELLKKIPDLKTLNTLHSEKLLAFKMTEQQQQLQAQQQHQQQQQQTQHVITPQQQPHWPMEEEPPASWGSASDVTLDEAVKSPLGSVSSTESTCSGEVASLTEYHHVAPASGHHASSAPLLAATLAGGLCPHRRRANSGSTSSGDDELHRSTMSKTPQPPQCRSFRKLDSPSDSGIESGTEKPDKPASSSASSAPTSVCSSPRSEDKEVEDMPVLKRVLQAPPLYDTNSLMDEAYKPHKKFRALRQKDSAEAEPAVVVQHTQSQLHLHLTSPPARSPPTQTAQSQCPQTASLLSSTHSTLARSLMEGPRMTAEQLKRTDIIHNYIMRGEASPRSPTASPSPAEQCASTTTVTTRSTQGSQGLLQCATTSYSNRWPATSVITTTTGARQQQQQQQQQQQQQSSSDYLAVVNSPASSPRYLSAAATSSTSTSPRPTSSTAATLVLSGCSSNMMELQVDIADSQQPLNLSKKSPSPSPSPRPLVGPCKALSLEA; from the exons ATGGGAGACGAGTTGCCAATTTTGAAGGGGATCCTTAACGGAGTAGTCAACTATCACAATGCAC CGGTACGATTCGGCCGCGTGCCCAAGCGTGAGAAGGCCAGGATTCTGGCTGCTATGCAGCAGAGCTCCCACAGTCGTTCTCAAGAAAAGGCGGTAGCAGCTGAACTGGAGGACGAGCAACGTCTGCTCACAACCGTGGTGCGAGCCCATATCGACACATGCGACTTCACCAGGGACAAAGTGGCTCCGATCCTCGCCAGAGCCCGCGAGACCCCCAACTACACCGCGTGTCCACCAACCTTG GCATGTCCTTTGAATCCTAATCCACAACCATTGACTGGGCAGCAAGAGTTACTTCAAGATTTCTCCAAAAGGTTCTCGCCGGCCATACGCGGTGTTGTGGAATTTGCAAAACGTATACCTGGCTTCAACCTGCTGGCACAGGACGACCAGGTCACTCTATTGAAGGCTGGGGTTTTCGAGGTGCTACTCGTGCGATTGGCCTGCATGTTCGATGCTCAAACGAACAGTATGATCTGCTTAAACGGCCAAGTGCTCAAACGAGAGTCCATCCATAATAGCAGTAACGCGCGATTCCTAATGGACTCGATGTTCGACTTTGCCGAAAGAGTCAATTCCTTACGATTATCTGACGCTGAATTGGGACTATTCTGTTCGGTTGTGGTGATTGCCGCCGACAGACCTGGACTACGCAATACCGAACTGGTCGAACGTATGCACAATAAGCTTCGAAACGCTCTACAGACGGTCCTAGCACAGAATCATCCCCAGCATCCCGACATTCTTCACGAACTGTTAAAGAAAATACCGGACCTAAAAACTTTGAATACCCTCCACTCTGAAAAACTGCTAGCTTTCAAAATGAccgagcagcagcagcagttgCAGGCCCAACAACAGCatcaacagcagcaacaacaaacGCAACATGTCATTACTCCTCAACAACAGCCACATTGGCCAATGGAAGAAGAACCTCCGGCTTCCTGGGGTTCCGCTTCGGACGTAACTTTAGACGAAGCGGTGAAGAGTCCTCTGGGTAGCGTGTCGAGCACCGAAAGCACTTGCAGCGGCGAAGTTGCCTCTTTGACGGAATACCATCACGTAGCACCAGCCAGTGGTCACCATGCATCCAGCGCGCCTCTTCTGGCTGCCACCCTAGCCGGTGGACTCTGTCCGCATAGACGACGTGCGAACTCCGGCAGTACTAGTTCCGGCGATGATGAACTTCATCGCTCTACTATGTCGAAGACTCCACAGCCACCGCAGTGTCGCAGTTTTCGCAAGTTGGATTCGCCGAGTGACAGCGGAATCGAGTCCGGCACCGAGAAACCCGACAAACCGGCCAGCAGTAGTGCCAGTAGCGCTCCCACATCTGTGTGCTCGAGTCCACGCTCGGAGGACAAGGAAGTCGAGGACATGCCGGTGTTGAAGCGCGTACTTCAGGCACCACCCCTGTATGATACTAACTCATTGATGGACGAAGCTTACAAACCTCACAAGAAGTTTCGCGCTTTGCGCCAAAAGGACAGCGCCGAGGCTGAGCCCGCCGTGGTAGTTCAGCACACGCAGTCTCAGTTGCATCTACATCTAACTTCGCCACCAGCGCGCAGTCCGCCCACTCAAACGGCGCAATCCCAATGCCCGCAAACCGCGAGTCTGTTGAGCAGCACGCATTCCACCCTCGCGAGAAGTCTGATGGAAGGCCCGCGGATGACGGCGGAACAGCTGAAGCGTACGGACATCATACACAACTACATAATGCGGGGTGAAGCCAGTCCCAGATCGCCGACAGCATCGCCGTCACCCGCGGAGCAGTGCGCATCTACGACCACCGTGACGACACGCTCGACGCAAGGATCTCAGGGTCTCCTGCAATGCGCCACCACGAGTTACTCGAACAGATGGCCGGCCACTTCGGTAATCACGACAACGACAGGTGCACgacaacagcagcaacagcagcagcagcagcaacagcagcagtcTTCCTCGGACTATCTCGCTGTTGTCAACTCTCCAGCTTCGTCACCGCGGTACCTCTCCGCGGCGGCAACTAGTAGTACGAGCACGAGTCCGAGGCCAACCTCGAGTACAGCGGCCACGTTGGTGTTATCGGGCTGTTCGAGCAACATGATGGAGCTGCAGGTCGATATTGCGGACAGTCAACAACCGTTGAACTTATCAAAGAAGTCGCCATCCCCATCACCATCTCCCAGACCGCTCGTTGGACCCTGCAAGGCTCTCTCTCTCGAGGCGTAG